In Streptomyces sp. Li-HN-5-11, the sequence TACTCCTCCGCCGGCTCCTCGTCGAAGGCCCACCCGAAGAGATCGCCGTAGAAGCGCTTGCCCGCCTCGACGTCGGGAAGCTGCGCGTCCACCCAGCAGGGGACGCCCTCTGTATACGCGGATGCCCTGTTTTCGGCCATGCGGTCAAAGTAACCGGCTCCTTCGCACCCCGCAGGACCAGGCACAGCCGCCTCTCAGCACCCGTGCACCCCATTTGCAGTCGGCCGAATCGCGCTCCCATCACCCCTCGGTAAGCTGACGACATGACAGGACAAGTGCGTACCGTCGACGGCCGCGTGGCCGGTCGGCGTGGGCAGGCGACCCGGCAGAAGCTGCTCGACTGCCTCAGCGAGATGCTCAGCTCCTCCCCCTACCGGGACGTCAAGGTCATCGATGTCGCCCGGAAGGCGGGCACGTCGCCCGCGACCTTCTACCAGTACTTCCCGGACGTCGAGGGCGCCGTCCTGGAGATCGCCGAGCAAATGGCCGCCGAGGGCGCCGGGTTGACCGAGCTGCTCGAGGGACGGTCGTGGGTCGGCAAGGCCGGGTGGCAGACCGCTCAGGAACTCGTCGAGGGATTCCTGGAGTTCTGGCGCAAACACGACGCGATCCTGCGCGTCGTGGACCTCGGGGCCGCCGAGGGCGACAAGCGCTTTTACAAGATCCGGATGAAGATCCTCAACTCGGTGAACAACTCCCTCGCGGATACGGTCGCCGAACTCCAGTCCAAGGGCAGGGTCGACAAGGACGTGAACCCGGGCGCGATCGCCGGTTCGCTGGTCGCGATGCTCGCGGCGGTCGCCTCGCACCAGAAGGGCTTCTCGTCCTGGGGCGTCAAGCAGGCCGAACTGAAGCCGAACCTGGCGCTGTTGGTGCACCTCGGCATCACCGGCAGGAAGCCGACGAGATAGCCCGGACGCGGCTCCAGCTTTTCCGGCAGCCGTTCCGAGGCTGTTTCCAGGTTTTTTCGAGGCTTACCGAGGCCCCAAGTCCTGTCAGGCAGGCGGCGGTCCACCCGAGTGGACCGCCGCCTGCCGTGTTGTGGGGACCTTGTGCCGGGCGGTGCCTGCGCTGTGGTGGACCTTGTGCCGGGCCGTGCCTGGTGGACGTTCCGGGCGCACGGTCAGCGCCGCACCAGCCGGAACAACCGGAGCTGCCGCTCCACCCTCGCCTGGTACGCCGCGTACGGCGGCCAGAAGGCCAGCGCCGTCTTCCAGACGGCCTCCCGCTCCTCCCCCTCCAGCAGACGGGCGGTGACCGGGACGTCCTTGCCCTTCCAGCTGATCTCGGCGTCGGGGTGGGCGAGGAGGTTGGCGGTCCAGGCGGGGTGACCGGTCCGCCCCCAGTTGGACCCGACGAGGATCCAGCTGCCGCCCTCCTCCGGCATGCACGCCAGGGGCGTACGCCGCGGGAGGCCGCTCTTCGCACCGGTGGACGTGAGGATCACGCCCGGCAGCATCTGGGCGCTGAGCAGGACCTTTCCACGGGTCAGCCGGTGTACGGCCCGGTCCAGCGCGGGCATGACGTGCGGCCCGACCTTGGCGAAGGCACGCGTGGAGGACACCTTCTGCACGATCCGCACTCCGACGGCCGTCATACGGCCACCTCCTTCTTCGTGAAGAGCCCCGCCGCCTCGGCCGCGTACGCCCGCAGCCGGTGCACCGGGCCGAACAGCAGATCGTCGCCCGCCGCCCGCTTGAAGTACAGATGCGCCTGGTGTTCCCAGGTGAAACCGATCCCTCCGTGCAACTGGATCCCCTCGGCGGCGGCGGTGCGCAGCGCCTCAAGGGCCTGCGCGAGGGCGAGCCCGCCCACTCCCTCGCCGTTCGCCGCCGCCCAGGCCGCGTAGTACGCCGCCGAGCGCGCAGCCTGCACCTGGACGTGGACGTCGGCCAGCCGGTGCTTGACCGCCTGGAAGGATCCGACGGCCCGCCCGAACTGTTCCCGCTGCCTGACGTACTCGACAGTCTGTTCGAGTGCCCGGCCGGCGGCCCCGACGGCCTCACAGGCGACCGCGGTGGCGGCCGCGTCGCCGACGGCCGCGAGCGCACCGAGGACGTCACCGCCGTCGTCCCCCAGCAACTCAGCCCGCACGTCCCGGAGCTGGATCCGCCCCTGCGGACGGGTGGCGTCCAGGGACGTCTGCCGCACGCGTACGACGCCCTCCGCGTCACCCGGCACGAGGAACACCAGCGTCCGCGACCGCGCGAACCCGCCGGCGTGCGCGGCGACGACCAGCAGCCCCGCCCGATGACCGTCGAGCACCTGGTCCACCTGCCCGTACAACCGCCAGCCGCCCCCGGGCGCGTACGCGCCCCCACTGCCGTCCGCGTCCGCCACCCTGCGGGCCTGCACCCCGCCCGCACGGCCCCCGCCAGCCCAGTCACCCGTGTTGCCGCAGGTCAGCGCGAGCGCGGCGGCGAGGGCGGTGCCGGGCACGGCAAGGGCCGCGGTGAGCGTTCCGGCGGCGATGCGGGGCAGCAGGGCGGCGCGCTGGGCGGGGGTGCCGAGGGCGAGGATCAGCGGTGCGGCGAGGACACAGGTCGCCAGCAGCGGGGTGGGGGCGAGCACCCGCCCGGTCTCCTCGCAGGCCAGGGCGAGCTCGGTCACGGAGCATCCGACACCGCCGAGGGCGTCGGGGACGGCGATGCCCGGCAGCCCGAGCTGCTCGGCGAGGGCGGTCCACAGGGCCGGGTCGTGTCCGGCGGGAGTGTCCACGGCGGCGCGCAGCTCCTCCACCCCGCAGCGTTTGTGCAACAGCTCGCGCAGGGCGCGGCGGATGCCGTCCTGCTCGGCGGTGAAGCGGGCGTCCATGGCTCTCCCTCTCGCCTCCCGGAACTGACGGGCCGTCATATTAGGGGCGGCCGCGAGGAATGCCCAGAGCAACGCGCATCCACGGCCTGCCACCCGGCCCCCGCATCGCCTTCAGCCGCCCGGCCTTCGCCGCTCAGCTGCCGTCGCACACCCCTGCCGCACGGCAGCGCATCTGATATACCGTCAGATCCATGACTCGTCGAGGGAACCGGAAGGTGGCCGTGGTCGGCGCGTCCCTCTCCGACTGCGGCCGCGTGGACGACGCGACCCCGTACACCCTGCACGCCCAGGCGGCCCGCCGCGCCCTGTCGGACGCCGGCCTGGAGCACACCCGGGTGGACGGCCTGGCCTCGGCCGGCCTGGGCACCCTGGCCCCCGCCGAGGTCGCCGAGTACCTGGGCCTGCGCCCCACCTGGGTCGACTCCACCTCGGTGGGCGGCTCGACGTGGGAGGTCATGGCGGCGCACGCGGCCGAGGCGATAGCCGCGGGCCACGCGGAAGTGGTACTCCTCGTCTACGGCTCCACGGCCCGTGCCGACATCAGAGCGGGCCGCCGCACGGGCACCCTCTCCTTCGGCAACCGAGGACCGCTCCAGTTCGAGGCCCCCTACGGCCACACCCTGATCGCCAAGTACGCGATGGCCGCCCGCCGCCACATGCACGAGTACGGCACGACCATCGAGCAACTGGCCGAGGTGGCGGTCCAGGCCCGTGCGAACGCCGCACTGAACCCCGAGGCCATGTTCCGCTCGCCGGTCACGGTCGACGAGGTCCTGTCCGGCCCGGTGATCGCGGACCCCTTCACCAAGCTCCACTGCTGCATCCGCTCCGACGGCGGCGCGGCGGTCGTCCTGGCCGCCGAGGAGTACGTACGGGACTGCCGCAGGCCCCCGGTCTGGATCCTCGGCACCGGGGAGCACGTCTCCCACACCGCGATGTCCGAGTGGCCCGACTTCACGGTCTCCCCGGCGGCGGTGAGCGGACGGCTCGCGTTCGAACGGGCCGGGGTGCGCCCCGCCGAGATCGACTTCGCGGAGATCTACGACGCCTTCACGTACATGACCCTGGTGACGCTGGAGGACCTCGGCTTCTGCGGGAAGGGGGAGGGCGGGGCGTTCGTGGAGAAGGGGAGGCTGCGGGTGGCGGGCGGGGAGCTTCCGGTCAACACGGACGGGGGCGGTCTGTCGGCGCAGCATCCGGGGATGCGGGGCCTGTTCCTGCTGGTGGAGGCCGTGCGGCAGTTGCGCGGCGAGGGAGGGGAACGGCAGGTGCGCCGGCCGGACGGGGAGCTGCCCCGGCTGGCGGTCGCCTCCGGGACGGGGGGCTGGTTCTGCTCGTCGGGGACGGTGGTGCTGGGCCGCTAGGGGGTCCCGGGGCCGGCCGATTCCCCGGGTGCGCGGTGGCGCCGATACTCGGGGCATGGACACGGATCTTCACCAGTTGCTGAGGTCGCTGAGGGTGTGGGACCCGGCGGTCACCGAGCTGCCCCCGCTCGACCCCGCCGCCGCACCCGACGAGCCCCTCCCCCTCTTCGTGCGGTGGTTCGCGGAGGCGGTGTCGGCCGGGCAGGCGGAGCCGCACACCATGTCCCTGGCGACGACCGACGAGAACGGCGACCCCGACGTCCGGATCGTGATGCTGCACGGCGCCGACGACACCGGCTGGTCCTTCGCGACCCACGACGGCAGCGGCAAGGGCCGTCAGCTGGCGGGCCATCCGTACGCGGCCCTCGCCTTCTACTGGCCCGTCCAGGGCCGCCAGGTCCGGGTCCGGGGCCCGGTCGTGACGGCCCGGCGCGAGGAGGCCCAGGCGGACATCCACGCCCGCTCGACGGGCGCCCTGGCCGCCGGCCTCACCGGCCGCCAGAGCGAACCGCTGGGCTCGCTGGAGGAGCTGGCGCAGTCCTCGGACTCCGCCTGGGAACGGGCCCGGCGGGAGCCGGACGCCGAGGTTCCCTCCTGGACCCTCTACCGCCTGGAGCCGGCCGAGGTCGAGTTCTTCCAGGGCGACGTCCGCCGCCGTCACGTACGCCTCCGCTACCGCCGCACGCCGGACGGCTGGTCCCGAGGTCTGCTGTGGCCCTGACCGGCCCTGACAGCACGCTGTGGCTCACCCGAAGTGGTACACCGCGAAATCGGACACGGGCCGGTACCCGATCCGCTGGTACAGCCCGTTGCTGGTCGCATTGGCGAGGTCGGTGAACAGCAGGACCTCGTCCGCCCCGGCGGCCAGGGCGACCCGGCTGACCTCCGCCGTGACGGCACCCGCGTAGCCGCGGCCCCGCAGCGGCGCCGGCGTGTACACCGCGACCACGCGGACCTGCCCGGCGACCTTCGGCGCCGCGCCCGCCATGGCCACGGGCGTCCCGTCCGGCGCCTCCCAGAGGATGAGGTCCCCGCGCTCGACGCGCTCGTCCGCCCAGTCGTCCGCGTCCCGCACGGCTGTCTCGCCGGTGGCGGCGGAGAACTCGCCGTGCCACTGCGCCAGCAGCTTGCGGTCGCCCTCCCCCGCCACCCTGGGCCGCCCGGGCGGGACGGGCCGCGGAACGGTCAACTCGCCGAGCCGGTACAGCCGTAGCCGCTTGCCCGGGACGGCGTCGGCGCCGGTGTGCCGCTGCCAGGCCGCGGCGAACGCGGCGGCGGTGTCACGGTCGGAGTTGACACCGGACAGCGATCGCCCCGCCCCGGCCAACCGCCCCGCCAGCACGTCGGCCTCCTCTCCGCTCAGAGAGGTCACGACGAGCGGATGAGGCGGCGTACGGAAGAAGGCCGCGCGACCCCCGCCCTCCCCCTCCAGCACGCCGAACTCGGGTGCCCCGTCCCCGTAGACACGCCCCCCGCGCGAGCGCAGGGTCTCGGTCACGGTCAGGTGCACGGTGTGCTGCGCGGGCCGCGAGCGAAGGAACTCACCGGCGCGCGCGAGGTGTCGGTCGACATCGTCGGTCAGGTACCAGCCGTCGGAAGCCATGGTCCATGGTCCTGCCCCAGGCGAGCGGCCGCCTCCGAATAAACGCGGAAGACCAGGACCCCATGTAAAGGAAGCTTGACACCGTTCCGATGTAAAGCGTACTTTCCATGCATGCGGAACGACGTACGGGAGCTGCGCCTCGGCAAGTCGCTGTCCCAGCAGGAGCTGGGGCAGGCGCTCGGGGTTTCCCGGCAGACGATCAACGCCATCGAGCAGTGCCGCTACGACCCCTCACTCCCTTTGGCGATCCGCATCGCCCGTTATTTCGGCACGACGGTGGAGGCGATCTTTCATGTCGACTGAGCAGAAGCCCGAGGCCACTCGCGGCCAGCGCTGGGTGGTCCCGGCCGTGGGTCTGGCCATCGGCGTCGGCTATGTCGCGATCTTCCTGGCTCGACGCGATCCCGGAATGGCAGTCGCCGGCTTCCTGATCATGGCCGCGTACGTACTGCTCCTGGTCGCGGCCTCGCGCCGGTCGGAAGCCATTGCCCTGCTGCGCGGCGAGACCACCGACGAGCGCCGTCACGCCATCAACCAGCGCGCTGCCGCGTTCACCCTGCATGTCCTCGTGCTGGTGCTCCTGGCCGGTTTCGTGACCGAGCTGCTTCGCGGGCACAGCGGCCACCCCTGGGACTGGCTGTGCGCCGTGACCGGCGCGACCTACATCATCGCCACCGTGTCGTTCTCCCGCCGCGGCTGACGCCCTCGGCGGGCGGGTGCGTCTGGGTTCCTTGTCCTCATGAGCACACCACCAGACGGATTGCCTGTCTACCGAGTCCTGACCGGACCGGACGACGCCGCGTTCTGCCGGCGTGTGAGCGAGGCGCGGTGCTGGAAGAAAGTGCCTCAGGTTGACAGCGGTGACCCGACACGGTGAGCCGTGCCGTCCGCATCCACGTACGTGAACTCCCGGAGCTTGTAGGGCCGGTCCGCCGGCTCGACGAAGCGGCCCTCGACGCCGGAGTTCTTCCACTCTGCGTAGACGGCGTCGGCGTCGCTCACGTAGAGGTAGACGACGGCTCCGGTGCGACCCGGATCGTGCTCGGGCCACTCGCTGAGGTGGACCGACACCGAGCCCCGCTCGACGAAGCCGTAGCGGTCCGGCCCGTCGTGGGCATGCGCCGTGAAACCCAGACGGCGGTAGCGGTCCAGAGCGGCGTCGAGGTTCCGGACGGGGACGACGGGGGCGACCGTCGTGAAGGCCACCCCTGCGGCTCCCGGGCCCGGTGCCGCTTCCGGCTCCGCCCCCGGCTCGGGATCCGTCGCCAGTCGGGCGTGGAGATGGCAGTCGCGGAACGTGTCGTGGCGACCCGTCTCCCACATCGCGCCCCGCAGGGTGCCCTCGTACCGGAATCCGCAGCGTTCGGCGATGCGGCAGGACGCCTCGTGACCGACGGCGTGGTCCAGTTCCAGGCGGTTCAGGCCGAGTTCGGCGAACGCCCAGCGCGTGGCGAGGGCCAGCGCCCTGGTGGCGACGCCACGGCCCCGCGCCTCGGGGAGCGTCCAGTAGCCGACGCGCCCGACGCGCAGGAGGCGGTTGACGACGCCGATGCTGACGTGGCCGAGTGTCTCGCCGGTCGCCTCGTCGGTGACGCAGAACGGCATGCCGGTGCCGTTGACGGCGTTCTGCACGTGGGAGGCGAGGGACTCGCGCGCGTCGGCCAGGTCCTTTTCCAGGATCAGCGGGGTGTTCCAGCGCCGGAAGTCCGGGTCGGTCCGCCCGCGCAGCCATGTCTCGACGTCGTGCTCCGACTCCGGGTCCCAGACACGGAGCCGGAGGCCCTGTCCGTGCGGTTCGGGCGCGGGATCGGCGAGGGACCTCTCACGTATGTCGGCCATCCGGTCATTCTGGCCGAAACACCGGCACCGCGCCCTCGCCCTCCGCAATCTCCCTGAACTCCACCACCAGTGCCATCCCGACCCGGAGTCGTCCCTGCTCACATCCCACGACCTCGGTCATCATCCGCGGCCCCTCGGCGAGTTCGACCACCGCCGCGACGTACGGCGTCCGCTCCGCGAAGGGCGGGAGGTCGTTGCGGTGGACGACGGACCAGGTGTAGAGGGCCGCCCGGCCGCTCGCGGGCTCCCAGGTCACGTCCTCGCTCCAGCAGAAGGGGCAGAACTCGCGCGGGTAGTGGTGCGCGCGCCCGCAGGCACCGCACCGCCGCACCAGCAGCCGCCCCTCGGCGGCCGCGTCCCAGTACGTCCGCGTGAAGGCGTCGGGCTCGGGGACGTCGAACCGTACCGCTGTCGTCGTCATCGGAACCACCCCAGGGCGTGGTCGACGGACCACACCTGCCAGGACATCCCGAACAGCGCGACCAGCGAGATCAGCGCCATCATCGAGTTCTGCCCCTGCTCGGCCCAGTCGTGGATCATGAGCGTGAAGTAGAGGAGGTTGAGCAGCAGGCCGCCGGCCAGTGCGACCGGGGTCAGGAGGCCGAGCACCAGGCCCAGTCCGATGGCCAGTTCGGCGTAGACGACCACGTACGCCATCGTGCGCGGCCGGGGTGCGACGACGGCGTCGTAGCCGGAGCGCACGGCGGTCCACCGGTGCTTGGCGGCGACGTCCGCGGCCCACGCGATGCCGGTTCCCCGCTCGAACCAGGCCTTCTTGTCCTTGTGCCGCCAGCTCTCCAGCCACCACAGCCCGAGCCCGATGCGCAGCACGGCCAGCCACTGCGGACCGCTGAGCCAAATCGCGTCCATGACATCTGACGGTACGTCAGGTCGCACGGAAAGCCGAGAGGCCCCGCAACGGTTCTCCACAACCCGGGATCCCCGCGCCACCGCTCCCGCGCACTTCTCCTACAGCCGTGATCAATCCGCAACCAATTCCGGTCTTGACCGAGACCCATCAACCAGGCATGTGATTACGCTCCCGCTCATGGCCGACTCCACCAGCCCTGCCACCGCGCAGCACGCCGACCGCCCCGTCTACGTCATCGGCGGCGGCCCGGGCGGGCTCTCCGCCGCGCACGCGCTGCGGGCACAGGGGATACGCGCCGTCGTCCTGGAGAAGTCCGGCCAGGTCGGCGCCTCCTGGCGACGCCACTACGACCGTCTGCACCTGCACACCACCCGGCGCCTGTCGAGCCTGCCCGGACTGCCGATGCCGCGCCGGTTCGGCCGGTGGGTGTCGCGGGACGACGTGGTGCGGTACCTGGAGAAGTACGCCGAGCACCACGAACTGGAGATCGTGACCGGTGTCGAGGTCTCCCGGATCGAGCGCACGCCCGACGGCACCGGCTGGCTGCTGCACGCCACCGGCGGCCGGGAGATGACCGGCGGCGCGGTCGTCGTCGCCACCGGCCACAACCACACGCCCCGCGTGCCCGACTGGCCCGGCCGCGACACCTACACCGGCGAGTTCCTGCACGCGTCCGCCTACCGCAACCCCGAGCCGTACGCCGGCCGGGACGTCCTCGTCGTCGGCGTCGGCAACACCGGCGCGGAGATCGCCGTCGACCTGGTGGAGGGCGGCGCCTCCCGGGTACGGCTCTCCGTGCGCACCGCCCCGCACATCGTGCGCCGGTCGACCGCCGGATGGGCCGCCCAGTACACGGGTGTGCTCGTACGGCGGCTGCCGGTCGCGCTCGTCGACAGGATGGCCGGGCCGGTGGCGAAGCTGAGCGTGCCGGACCTGTCGGCGCACGGCCTGCCCCGCCCCGGCACCGGCCTGTACTCCCGGGTCAGGGAGGGGGCGCTTCCCGTGCAGGACGTCGGTCTCATCGACGCCGTGCGGGGGGGCAGGGTCGAGGTCGTGGCCGCCGTCGAGGGCTTCGAGGACGGCAAGGTGGTCCTCGCGGACGGCACCCGGACCCAGCCGGACGCGGTCATCGCCGCCACCGGCTACTCCCGTGCGCTGGAAGGCCTGGTCGGCCACCTCGGCGTGCTCGACTCCCGGGGCAGGCCGGTCGTGCACGGCGGCCGTACTCCGCGGAACGCGCCCGGTCTGTACTTCACCGGCTTCACCAACCCCATCAGCGGCATGCTCCGCGAGCTGGCCATCGACGCGGAGAAGATCGCCAGGGCGGTGGCGAAGGACAACGCGCGGGGCGGCGGCCGTCAGGTGTCCCGCCTGCTGGGCTAGGGAAGGAGTCCTCCCGGCCGCGCACCCCCGCCTGGCACGCGGCCCGCCCATGGGCGGCCGGCGGCTGCCGCTCGGTGCGTGACGCCGCCCGCAAACTTTGCCCCGTGCACGCCAGTTCCTGACACAGCGTCAGTTCAGTAACCTGACAGAGCGTCAGTTACTCGTCTGTCACGACAGGAGCGGGCGGAACGATGCTTGGATCAACCCACGGCACCCTCACCACCGACTCCCGCCGGGCCCGCGCCCTCGCCTGCGACCAGGGGCGGACCGGGCCCGCCGTCCACGGCCGGACGGCCGACGTGGGCGAGCTGGACGTCAGCGGGCGTCCACTGTACGCCGACGTCCCCGATCTGGACCGCTTCTTCCGGCCCGAGTCCGTGGCCGTGGTCGGCGCCTCGGACACCGAGGGCCGGCCCAACACGGGTATCACCCGGCAGCTCGTCGCCTGGGCCGAGCGCGTCGGGGCGCGGCTCCACCCCGTGCATCCCAGCCGTCCGTCCGTCTTCGGCATCCCCTGCTCCCCGTCCGTCGCCGACCTGCCCGAACAGGTCGACCTCGCGGTGCTGCTGGTCGCCGACCCCCTTCCCGTGGTCGAGGAACTCGCCGAGACGAAGGTGAAGTTCGCCGTCGCCTTCGCCTCCGGGTTCGCGGAGACGGGCGAGGCGGGGGCGGCGGCCCAGGCCCGGCTCGCCCGTGCCGTCGCACGGTCCGGGATGCGTCTGCTCGGGCCGAACACCAACCTCAACGCCTTCGAACGGTTCCGGGACGACCTCGACGGACCCGCCATCGCCCTGATCACCCAGTCCGGGCACCAGGGGCGGCCCGTCTTCTCCCTCCAGGAACTCGGCATCCGGCTCTCCCACTGGGCCCCGACCGGCAACGAGGCCGATCTGGAAACCGCCGACTTCATCTCCTACTTCGCCGAGCGGCCCGAGGTCGGCGCCATCGCCGCCTACGTCGAGGGGCTGAAGGACGGCCGCGCCTTCCTGCTCGCCGCCGACCGTGCCGCACGGCGCGCGGTGCCGGTCGTCGCGGTCAAGGTGGGCCGCACCGAGACCGGCGCCCGGACCGCGGCCTCGCACACCGGCAAGCTGACGGGCGCCGACCAGGTGGTCGACGCGGCGATGCGGCAGTACGGCGTCATCCGCGTCGACGGGCTCGACGAACTGCAGGACACGGCCGCGCTGCTGGCCCGCGCCCGGGCCCCGCGCGCCGACGGGGTCGTCGTCTACTCGATTTCGGGCGGCACGGGCGCGCACGTCGCGGACCTGGCCTCCGGGGCGGGTCTGCGGCTGCCGGTTCTGTCCGAGACCCGGCAGGCCGAACTGCACCAGTGGATACCGGAGTACCTGAGCGTCGCCAACCCCGTCGACAACGGCGGCCACCCGGTCGGGGACTGGCGCGGACGGAAGATCATCGACGCGATCCTCGCCGACCC encodes:
- a CDS encoding TetR family transcriptional regulator, which encodes MRTVDGRVAGRRGQATRQKLLDCLSEMLSSSPYRDVKVIDVARKAGTSPATFYQYFPDVEGAVLEIAEQMAAEGAGLTELLEGRSWVGKAGWQTAQELVEGFLEFWRKHDAILRVVDLGAAEGDKRFYKIRMKILNSVNNSLADTVAELQSKGRVDKDVNPGAIAGSLVAMLAAVASHQKGFSSWGVKQAELKPNLALLVHLGITGRKPTR
- a CDS encoding nitroreductase family deazaflavin-dependent oxidoreductase; the protein is MTAVGVRIVQKVSSTRAFAKVGPHVMPALDRAVHRLTRGKVLLSAQMLPGVILTSTGAKSGLPRRTPLACMPEEGGSWILVGSNWGRTGHPAWTANLLAHPDAEISWKGKDVPVTARLLEGEEREAVWKTALAFWPPYAAYQARVERQLRLFRLVRR
- a CDS encoding acyl-CoA dehydrogenase family protein, whose translation is MDARFTAEQDGIRRALRELLHKRCGVEELRAAVDTPAGHDPALWTALAEQLGLPGIAVPDALGGVGCSVTELALACEETGRVLAPTPLLATCVLAAPLILALGTPAQRAALLPRIAAGTLTAALAVPGTALAAALALTCGNTGDWAGGGRAGGVQARRVADADGSGGAYAPGGGWRLYGQVDQVLDGHRAGLLVVAAHAGGFARSRTLVFLVPGDAEGVVRVRQTSLDATRPQGRIQLRDVRAELLGDDGGDVLGALAAVGDAAATAVACEAVGAAGRALEQTVEYVRQREQFGRAVGSFQAVKHRLADVHVQVQAARSAAYYAAWAAANGEGVGGLALAQALEALRTAAAEGIQLHGGIGFTWEHQAHLYFKRAAGDDLLFGPVHRLRAYAAEAAGLFTKKEVAV
- a CDS encoding thiolase C-terminal domain-containing protein — translated: MTRRGNRKVAVVGASLSDCGRVDDATPYTLHAQAARRALSDAGLEHTRVDGLASAGLGTLAPAEVAEYLGLRPTWVDSTSVGGSTWEVMAAHAAEAIAAGHAEVVLLVYGSTARADIRAGRRTGTLSFGNRGPLQFEAPYGHTLIAKYAMAARRHMHEYGTTIEQLAEVAVQARANAALNPEAMFRSPVTVDEVLSGPVIADPFTKLHCCIRSDGGAAVVLAAEEYVRDCRRPPVWILGTGEHVSHTAMSEWPDFTVSPAAVSGRLAFERAGVRPAEIDFAEIYDAFTYMTLVTLEDLGFCGKGEGGAFVEKGRLRVAGGELPVNTDGGGLSAQHPGMRGLFLLVEAVRQLRGEGGERQVRRPDGELPRLAVASGTGGWFCSSGTVVLGR
- a CDS encoding pyridoxal 5'-phosphate synthase, producing MDTDLHQLLRSLRVWDPAVTELPPLDPAAAPDEPLPLFVRWFAEAVSAGQAEPHTMSLATTDENGDPDVRIVMLHGADDTGWSFATHDGSGKGRQLAGHPYAALAFYWPVQGRQVRVRGPVVTARREEAQADIHARSTGALAAGLTGRQSEPLGSLEELAQSSDSAWERARREPDAEVPSWTLYRLEPAEVEFFQGDVRRRHVRLRYRRTPDGWSRGLLWP
- a CDS encoding GNAT family N-acetyltransferase; protein product: MASDGWYLTDDVDRHLARAGEFLRSRPAQHTVHLTVTETLRSRGGRVYGDGAPEFGVLEGEGGGRAAFFRTPPHPLVVTSLSGEEADVLAGRLAGAGRSLSGVNSDRDTAAAFAAAWQRHTGADAVPGKRLRLYRLGELTVPRPVPPGRPRVAGEGDRKLLAQWHGEFSAATGETAVRDADDWADERVERGDLILWEAPDGTPVAMAGAAPKVAGQVRVVAVYTPAPLRGRGYAGAVTAEVSRVALAAGADEVLLFTDLANATSNGLYQRIGYRPVSDFAVYHFG
- a CDS encoding helix-turn-helix transcriptional regulator, producing the protein MRNDVRELRLGKSLSQQELGQALGVSRQTINAIEQCRYDPSLPLAIRIARYFGTTVEAIFHVD
- a CDS encoding DUF2178 domain-containing protein, with the translated sequence MSTEQKPEATRGQRWVVPAVGLAIGVGYVAIFLARRDPGMAVAGFLIMAAYVLLLVAASRRSEAIALLRGETTDERRHAINQRAAAFTLHVLVLVLLAGFVTELLRGHSGHPWDWLCAVTGATYIIATVSFSRRG
- a CDS encoding GNAT family N-acetyltransferase — encoded protein: MADIRERSLADPAPEPHGQGLRLRVWDPESEHDVETWLRGRTDPDFRRWNTPLILEKDLADARESLASHVQNAVNGTGMPFCVTDEATGETLGHVSIGVVNRLLRVGRVGYWTLPEARGRGVATRALALATRWAFAELGLNRLELDHAVGHEASCRIAERCGFRYEGTLRGAMWETGRHDTFRDCHLHARLATDPEPGAEPEAAPGPGAAGVAFTTVAPVVPVRNLDAALDRYRRLGFTAHAHDGPDRYGFVERGSVSVHLSEWPEHDPGRTGAVVYLYVSDADAVYAEWKNSGVEGRFVEPADRPYKLREFTYVDADGTAHRVGSPLST
- a CDS encoding Zn-ribbon domain-containing OB-fold protein — its product is MTTTAVRFDVPEPDAFTRTYWDAAAEGRLLVRRCGACGRAHHYPREFCPFCWSEDVTWEPASGRAALYTWSVVHRNDLPPFAERTPYVAAVVELAEGPRMMTEVVGCEQGRLRVGMALVVEFREIAEGEGAVPVFRPE
- a CDS encoding DoxX family membrane protein; the encoded protein is MDAIWLSGPQWLAVLRIGLGLWWLESWRHKDKKAWFERGTGIAWAADVAAKHRWTAVRSGYDAVVAPRPRTMAYVVVYAELAIGLGLVLGLLTPVALAGGLLLNLLYFTLMIHDWAEQGQNSMMALISLVALFGMSWQVWSVDHALGWFR
- a CDS encoding NAD(P)/FAD-dependent oxidoreductase, with the protein product MADSTSPATAQHADRPVYVIGGGPGGLSAAHALRAQGIRAVVLEKSGQVGASWRRHYDRLHLHTTRRLSSLPGLPMPRRFGRWVSRDDVVRYLEKYAEHHELEIVTGVEVSRIERTPDGTGWLLHATGGREMTGGAVVVATGHNHTPRVPDWPGRDTYTGEFLHASAYRNPEPYAGRDVLVVGVGNTGAEIAVDLVEGGASRVRLSVRTAPHIVRRSTAGWAAQYTGVLVRRLPVALVDRMAGPVAKLSVPDLSAHGLPRPGTGLYSRVREGALPVQDVGLIDAVRGGRVEVVAAVEGFEDGKVVLADGTRTQPDAVIAATGYSRALEGLVGHLGVLDSRGRPVVHGGRTPRNAPGLYFTGFTNPISGMLRELAIDAEKIARAVAKDNARGGGRQVSRLLG
- a CDS encoding acetate--CoA ligase family protein codes for the protein MLGSTHGTLTTDSRRARALACDQGRTGPAVHGRTADVGELDVSGRPLYADVPDLDRFFRPESVAVVGASDTEGRPNTGITRQLVAWAERVGARLHPVHPSRPSVFGIPCSPSVADLPEQVDLAVLLVADPLPVVEELAETKVKFAVAFASGFAETGEAGAAAQARLARAVARSGMRLLGPNTNLNAFERFRDDLDGPAIALITQSGHQGRPVFSLQELGIRLSHWAPTGNEADLETADFISYFAERPEVGAIAAYVEGLKDGRAFLLAADRAARRAVPVVAVKVGRTETGARTAASHTGKLTGADQVVDAAMRQYGVIRVDGLDELQDTAALLARARAPRADGVVVYSISGGTGAHVADLASGAGLRLPVLSETRQAELHQWIPEYLSVANPVDNGGHPVGDWRGRKIIDAILADPEVGVLICPITGPFPPLSDKLVRDLVDAAERTDKLVCVVWGSPVGTEPAYREVLLGSSRVATFRTVGNCLTAVRAWLDHHRFARGYRSPFDEAPRTPSPSFRKAQALMRPGQQLSEHAAKQLLRAYGIRVPREQLVTSAAGAVRAAGLVGYPVVMKASGGQIAHKTELGLVKIGLTSASQVRDAYRELTDIARYEGVSLDGVLVCQMVERGVEMVVGVTHDDLFGPTVTVGLGGVLVEVLRDAAVRVPPFGEEQARAMLAELRGRALLDGVRGRPPADVDALVEVVLRVERMALELGDQLAELDINPLMVLPRGQGAVALDALAVCR